One part of the Quercus lobata isolate SW786 chromosome 7, ValleyOak3.0 Primary Assembly, whole genome shotgun sequence genome encodes these proteins:
- the LOC115952000 gene encoding NDR1/HIN1-like protein 10 codes for MAEKQSQLNGAYYVSVILIIFLAYIIAWFILHPRTFKLHVTDAKLTKFNFTTNNNILQYKLDLNISLRNPNKNVTIYFDKIKANALYEGQRFDTESLTELGFKVDHRSTHFLNATFAGQQLIELDAHEISDFNEEKSAGVYGIDLRFYLCIRIRIGDFITGKYKPKVKCELEVPLSSKGNSSTARFETTRCHIYYLIARNHRYV; via the exons ATGGCAGAGAAACAATCCCAGCTGAACGGTGCCTATTACG TCTCCGTGATTCTCATCATTTTCCTTGCCTACATCATTGCTTGGTTCATCCTTCACCCCAGAACCTTCAAGCTCCATGTAACTGATGCCAAACTCACCAAGTTCAATTTCACAACCAACAACAACATTCTCCAATACAAACTTGATCTCAACATCTCTCTCAGAAACCCCAACAAGAATGTGACTATCTACTTCGACAAAATCAAGGCCAATGCACTCTACGAGGGCCAGAGGTTCGATACAGAGAGTTTGACGGAGTTGGGTTTTAAAGTAGACCACAGGAGTACGCATTTTTTGAATGCAACTTTTGCAGGTCAGCAATTGATTGAGCTTGATGCTCATGAGATTTCGGACTTCAATGAGGAGAAGAGTGCTGGGGTTTATGGTATTGATTTGAGGTTCTATCTTTGTATTAGGATCAGGATCGGAGATTTCATAACTGGGAAATACAAGCCAAAAGTTAAGTGCGAATTGGAAGTTCCATTGAGTTCTAAGGGAAATTCATCAACAGCTCGGTTTGAGACTACCAGGTGCCACATATATTATCTAATTGCCCGAAACCATCGTTATGTCTGA
- the LOC115953630 gene encoding NDR1/HIN1-like protein 3, which translates to MEEKQFHLDEAYYGPSIPPPTRSYRRHRSDDWCDDCGSCCCLISFLLQLIGLVVVTIALVFLIFHPSKVKIHVTDASLTLFNFTTTLNYNLALNITIRNPNKMIGIYYDSIEASAFFGDRWFGSVSLTPFYQGHKNTTVLGPVFEGQQLVSLGASDSSVFNSEKSAGVYDINVKLNLRIRFKLGNYLKTWRIKPEIKCDLKVPLISNGESRPGTFEATKCHTSF; encoded by the coding sequence ATGGAAGAGAAACAATTCCACTTGGATGAAGCCTACTACGGCCCTTCAATCCCACCACCAACCCGATCCTACCGCCGCCATCGCAGTGACGACTGGTGCGACGACTGTGGCAGCTGTTGCTGCCTTATTAGCTTCCTTTTACAACTCATTGGCTTAGTTGTTGTCACTATAGCACTTGTGTTCCTCATCTTCCACCCCAGCAAGGTTAAGATCCATGTCACTGACGCCTCACTTACACTGTTCAACTTCACCACCACACTCAACTACAATCTCGCTCTCAACATCACTATCAGAAACCCCAACAAAATGATTGGCATATACTACGATAGTATCGAAGCCAGTGCATTCTTTGGGGACCGGTGGTTTGGTTCAGTGTCTCTGACACCGTTTTACCAAGGCCACAAGAACACGACGGTTCTTGGTCCTGTGTTCGAAGGGCAACAATTGGTTTCGCTTGGGGCTAGTGACAGTTCGGTGTTTAATTCAGAGAAAAGTGCTGGGGTTTATGATATTAACGTTAAGCTCAATCTCAGGATTAGGTTTAAGTTGGGTAATTATTTAAAGACATGGCGGATTAAGCCTGAGATCAAGTGCGACTTGAAGGTTCCTTTGATTTCTAATGGAGAATCTAGGCCTGGGACGTTTGAGGCTACAAAGTGCCACACCAGTTTCTGA
- the LOC115951245 gene encoding NDR1/HIN1-like protein 10 — protein MAEKQSHLNGAYYGPSIPPPARTYHRPGRGDGCGCGCGCLICFLLELIGTVVVIVGVAVLVFWLIFRPNRINFHVTDASLTQFDFTTNTNTLNYNLALNINIRNPNNEIGIYYDNIEASVFFEDQRFGTEFLTPFYQGHKNTTILSPVFKGQQLVLLGTSELSVFNSEKSIGVYYIKVRLYLRIRFKLGKVKTWRIKPKIKCDLMVPLSSNGNSVAGTFQTTKCRVGF, from the coding sequence atGGCAGAGAAACAATCCCACTTGAACGGAGCCTACTATGGCCCTTCAATCCCGCCACCCGCCCGAACCTACCACCGCCCTGGCCGCGGCGATGGCTGcggctgtggctgtggctgcCTTATTTGCTTCCTTCTCGAACTTATTGGCACAGTTGTTGTCATTGTAGGCGTTGCGGTCCTCGTCTTCTGGCTCATCTTTCGCCCCAACAGAATCAACTTTCACGTCACTGACGCTTCTCTTACACAGTTCGACTtcaccaccaacaccaacacGCTCAACTACAATCTCGCTCTCAACATCAATATCAGAAACCCCAACAACGAGATTGGCATATACTATGATAACATCGAAGCCAGTGTATTCTTCGAGGACCAGAGGTTTGGTACAGAGTTTCTGACACCGTTTTATCAAGGCCACAAGAATACGACGATTCTCAGTCCTGTGTTCAAAGGGCAACAATTGGTTTTGCTTGGGACTAGTGAGCTTTCGGTGTTCAACTCTGAGAAAAGTATAGGGGTTTATTATATAAAAGTTAGGCTCTATCTCAGGATTAGGTTTAAGTTGGGGAAGGTTAAGACTTGGCGGATTAAGCCTAAGATCAAGTGCGACTTGATGGTTCCTTTGAGTTCTAATGGAAATTCTGTGGCTGGGACATTTCAAACTACCAAGTGCCGCGTCGGTTTCTGA